Proteins encoded within one genomic window of bacterium HR17:
- the ruvC gene encoding Crossover junction endodeoxyribonuclease RuvC, with translation MNFRAIWAMATEQTIVGIDPGTRQIGYAVLAVTATRWQVIDCGVVRTPNGLPVAARLAQLFDEVTALLQEHAADCLVVEEPHVRPWGVKSALAVAQSVGVVKAAAAKAGVTVVSYPYTQVKRALTGSGATARSVLAVAVQHLLQLAELPPWQDAVDALAFALCHCLLVPQRQEVPLPQ, from the coding sequence ATGAACTTTCGGGCGATATGGGCGATGGCAACCGAACAAACGATTGTCGGTATTGACCCTGGCACGCGACAAATCGGCTATGCCGTGCTCGCGGTGACGGCGACGCGGTGGCAGGTCATTGACTGCGGCGTCGTCCGCACACCCAACGGGCTACCTGTTGCCGCACGGTTAGCGCAGCTGTTTGACGAAGTGACGGCACTGTTACAGGAACATGCCGCTGATTGCCTTGTCGTGGAGGAGCCCCATGTACGCCCTTGGGGCGTGAAATCGGCGCTGGCGGTAGCCCAAAGCGTTGGCGTCGTCAAAGCCGCCGCAGCGAAAGCAGGCGTCACCGTCGTCAGCTACCCTTACACGCAAGTCAAACGGGCATTGACGGGCAGCGGGGCAACGGCGCGCTCCGTTTTGGCGGTGGCGGTGCAGCACCTGCTGCAACTGGCAGAACTGCCGCCTTGGCAAGATGCCGTTGACGCCCTTGCCTTTGCCCTGTGCCACTGCTTATTGGTGCCCCAACGGCAGGAGGTGCCCTTGCCCCAATGA
- the ruvA gene encoding Holliday junction ATP-dependent DNA helicase RuvA, protein MIGRLKGRLAERYDQRLVVDVNGVGYEVFVPGVVAQWAHNLRIGDEVELVTLYLLQMEPGRATPLLIGFRNALEREFFERLLSVPKLGVRGALQLFAVPMTILARAIEDNDQKALMRLPGVGRQRARELVASLQGKVAKFALLPAEEELAPTVTDVVSEALEILQSLGYTRAEAQHMIDVALEHLPTPSSAEELIRTVYQMQREQKAG, encoded by the coding sequence ATGATCGGTCGGCTCAAAGGACGGCTCGCCGAACGCTACGACCAGCGGTTGGTCGTGGATGTCAACGGCGTCGGTTACGAAGTTTTTGTGCCCGGCGTCGTCGCCCAATGGGCACACAATTTGCGCATCGGTGACGAAGTGGAATTGGTCACGCTCTACCTGCTGCAAATGGAACCGGGACGGGCGACACCCTTGCTCATCGGTTTCCGCAACGCGTTGGAACGGGAGTTTTTTGAGCGGTTGCTGTCGGTGCCCAAGTTGGGGGTGCGAGGGGCGCTACAACTGTTTGCCGTGCCGATGACGATTTTAGCGCGAGCGATTGAAGACAATGACCAAAAAGCGCTGATGCGGTTGCCCGGCGTCGGGCGCCAACGCGCCCGCGAACTGGTCGCCAGCCTGCAAGGCAAAGTCGCCAAGTTTGCGCTGCTCCCCGCAGAGGAAGAACTTGCGCCCACTGTCACCGATGTCGTCAGCGAAGCGCTGGAAATTTTGCAGTCGCTGGGCTACACCCGTGCGGAAGCCCAACACATGATTGATGTCGCTTTGGAACACCTACCCACACCCTCAAGCGCCGAGGAACTCATCCGAACCGTGTATCAAATGCAGAGGGAGCAAAAGGCAGGATAA
- the ruvB_2 gene encoding Holliday junction ATP-dependent DNA helicase RuvB, translating to MRKRWVVPTPTESDDEQMLMALRPQRLDEYLGQRAVVERLRIAIDAAKQRGEPLEHTLLYGPPGLGKTTLAHIVANELGVGIITTAAPALERAGDVMGYLLSLQRGEVLFVDEVHRLARPVEEFLYPVLESFRVDFNLSKRPGAKPHRFDLPAFTFIGATTTAGRLSKPLRDRFGLKFRLEFYGVDELTQIVQRAAQLLGVPIDVDGAQEIARRSRGTPRIAHRLLRRVRDFAQVKGDGCITAAVARQALVLEGIDELGLDQLDRDYLTALIREFGGGPAGLEALAALLQEDARTLEEMVEPFLLQIGFIQRTKQGRIALPKAYRHLGIEPAAPHQSPLPLSASEAP from the coding sequence ATGCGGAAGAGGTGGGTTGTGCCGACACCGACGGAAAGCGACGACGAGCAAATGTTGATGGCGTTGCGCCCTCAGCGGTTGGACGAATACCTCGGGCAACGCGCTGTCGTGGAGCGGTTGCGCATCGCCATTGACGCTGCCAAACAGCGGGGCGAACCGCTGGAACACACGCTCCTTTACGGTCCGCCTGGCTTGGGCAAAACGACTTTGGCGCACATCGTCGCGAACGAATTAGGTGTCGGCATCATTACGACGGCAGCCCCCGCGTTGGAACGAGCGGGTGATGTCATGGGTTACCTGCTGAGTTTGCAGCGGGGCGAAGTGTTATTCGTGGACGAAGTGCATCGCTTGGCACGCCCCGTTGAAGAGTTCCTGTATCCCGTGTTGGAAAGTTTCCGCGTGGACTTTAACCTGAGCAAGCGCCCTGGCGCTAAGCCCCATCGGTTTGATTTGCCTGCCTTCACCTTCATCGGGGCGACGACGACAGCAGGGCGGTTATCCAAACCGCTACGCGACCGCTTTGGGTTGAAGTTTCGGCTGGAGTTTTACGGCGTGGACGAACTGACACAAATCGTCCAGCGGGCAGCGCAATTGTTGGGCGTGCCCATTGATGTGGACGGGGCGCAAGAGATTGCCCGCCGCTCGCGGGGGACACCGCGCATCGCCCATCGGCTGCTGCGGCGCGTCCGCGATTTCGCGCAAGTGAAAGGGGATGGGTGCATCACCGCCGCCGTCGCCCGCCAAGCCCTAGTGCTGGAAGGTATTGACGAATTGGGCTTAGACCAACTGGACCGAGACTACCTGACGGCGCTTATCCGTGAATTCGGTGGTGGACCGGCTGGCTTGGAAGCGTTGGCAGCGCTCCTACAAGAAGATGCCCGCACCCTTGAAGAGATGGTGGAACCCTTTTTGCTGCAAATCGGGTTCATTCAACGCACCAAGCAGGGACGCATTGCCTTACCCAAAGCCTACCGCCATTTGGGCATAGAACCGGCTGCTCCCCATCAATCGCCTTTGCCTTTGTCCGCTTCGGAAGCGCCATAA